The Mycolicibacterium mucogenicum DSM 44124 genomic sequence CAGCGTCTGCTCGCGCTCGTCGTGGCCACCGCCCAGGCCGGCGCCGCGCTGGCGGCCGACGGCGTCGATCTCGTCGACGAAGATGATGCACGGGCTGTTCTGCTTGGCCTGCTCGAACAGGTCGCGGACGCGGGAGGCACCGACGCCGACGAACATCTCGACGAAGTCCGAGCCAGAAATCGTGAAGAACGGAACCCCGGCCTCACCGGCGACGGCGCGCGCCAGCAGCGTCTTACCCGTTCCGGGCGGGCCGTAGAGCAGCACGCCCTTGGGGATCTTGGCGCCGAGGGCCTGGTAGCGGCTCGGGTTCTGCAGGAAGTCTTTGATCTCGTAGAGCTCTTCGACGGCCTCGTCGACACCGGCGACGTCGGCGAAAGTCGTCTTCGGCATGTCCTTGCCGAGCATCTTGGCGCGCGACTTGCCGAAGCCGAAGCCCATGCGGCCGCCGCCCTGCATGCGGGAGAACATGAAGAACAGGCCGACGAGCAGCAGCAGCGGCAGCAGGTAGATCAGCAGCGAGCTGAGGATGCTGCCCTGGTTCACGACGGTCTTGGTCTTGACGTTCTTCGCGTTGAGCGCATCGAACAGCGGCACCGCGTAGCCCGTCGGGAACGACGTGATGATCTTGTTGCTGTTGTCGGTGTCGGCGCTGACGCTCTTCAGGTCCAGCCGGACCTGCTGTTCGCGATCGTCGATCTGGGCGCCGGTGACGTTCCCGGCGTTGATCTGAGCGACCGCCACAGACGTGTCGACCTGGTGATAACCACGCGTGTCATCACTGAAATAGAAGAAAGACCAACCCAGCAGCAACACGACCGCGACGACGGTCAGGGTGCGGATGACGTTTTTTCGCTTCATCGACATATTTCGGCCGGCGAATACTCGTCGGCCAGGTCCTTCCGATACACAGATGCGGGATAGTTCACAGGTTACCGCTATGCAAACGATCGGCAGTTCCCGGAGGGAAACCTGTGCTTTGGTGAAACGGTGATGACGTCCACCAAACGGTCAGTCGAGACCAATGGCGTGCAGTTGCAGGTCACGGAGGCGGGTGACCGTGGCGCTCCCGTCGTGGTGCTGGCGCACGGGTTCCCGGAACTCGCACACTCCTGGCGGCATCAGATTCCCGCGCTCGCCGCGGCCGGCTACCACGTGCTCGCACCCGACCAACGCGGCTACGGCGGCTCATCACGCCCGCCGGCCATCGAGGACTATGACATCGTCCACCTCACCGGGGACCTGGCCGGCCTGCTCGACGACGTCGGCGCCGAGCGCGCGGTGGTCGTCGGGCACGACTGGGGCTCCCCGGTGGTGTGCAACTTCGCGCTGTTGCACCCGGACCGGGTGACGGCCGTCGCGACGCTGAGTGTGCCGCCGGTGCCGCGGGCGTCGGCGCCGCCGACCGAAATCTGGCGCCGGCGGGTCGGCGACAACTACTTCTACATGCTGTATTTCCAGGAACCCGGCGTGGCCGACGCGGCCCTGGGCCGCGATCCGTACAGCTCGATGCGCCGGATGGTCGCCGAGGAGGGCTTCGCGGCACCACCAGACACGCTCGTCGACCACCCGCTGCCGCCGCTGCCCGACTGGCTCACCGAAGACGAATTCGAGCCGTATGTCACGGCTTTCACCGAGAGCGGCTTCACCGGACCACTGAACTGGTACCGCAACTTCGACCGCAACTGGGAGCTGACGGAGACCACCCCCGCACCGACCATCACGGTGCCGACGCTGTTCGTGGCCGGCAGCGCCGACCCCGTACTGACCTTCACGCCACGCGACCGCGTGCGGGACGTCGTCGCCGGCGACTACCGCGAGGTCATGATCGACAGCGCCGGGCACTGGCTGCAGCAGGAACGTCCCGACGAGGTCAATGCCGTACTCATCGAGTTCATCGAAGGACTGAAATGACGCTTCGCCCACTGGATTTCGGGGCTTTCATCACACCGTTCCACCCGGTCGGCCAATCTCCCACCACG encodes the following:
- a CDS encoding alpha/beta fold hydrolase, with translation MTSTKRSVETNGVQLQVTEAGDRGAPVVVLAHGFPELAHSWRHQIPALAAAGYHVLAPDQRGYGGSSRPPAIEDYDIVHLTGDLAGLLDDVGAERAVVVGHDWGSPVVCNFALLHPDRVTAVATLSVPPVPRASAPPTEIWRRRVGDNYFYMLYFQEPGVADAALGRDPYSSMRRMVAEEGFAAPPDTLVDHPLPPLPDWLTEDEFEPYVTAFTESGFTGPLNWYRNFDRNWELTETTPAPTITVPTLFVAGSADPVLTFTPRDRVRDVVAGDYREVMIDSAGHWLQQERPDEVNAVLIEFIEGLK